Proteins encoded in a region of the Ancylobacter sp. SL191 genome:
- a CDS encoding SDR family oxidoreductase, producing the protein MASVLVTGGSGFIAGHVILRLLAEGHQVRASLRDRRRAAEVLAMIRQGGGGPGDALTFAVADLTEDAGWASAMAGIDHVLHVASPFPAGVPDDPDELIRPAREGTRRVLRAAREAGVKRVVVTSSFAAIGYGHEGRGPDRSLYDESDWTVPDAPDVQPYMASKTLAERAAWEFMAREGGTMELAVVNPVGVFGPALGPDLSTSLALIQALLAGRIPAMPRIHFGVVDVRDVADLHLKAMLDPAAAGERFLATAGGSLSIAAIARLLRREFGGAAARVPRVELPDVLVRLAALALPMARAAVPQLGRKREGSYAKAHRVLGWTPRPAEEAILATAQSLIELGLVTPR; encoded by the coding sequence ATGGCGAGCGTTCTGGTTACCGGCGGCTCCGGCTTCATCGCCGGTCATGTCATCCTGCGGCTGCTGGCCGAGGGGCATCAGGTGCGCGCGAGCCTGCGCGACCGGCGCCGCGCCGCCGAGGTGCTGGCCATGATCCGCCAGGGCGGCGGCGGTCCCGGCGATGCGCTCACCTTTGCCGTCGCCGATCTCACCGAGGATGCCGGCTGGGCCTCCGCCATGGCGGGCATCGACCATGTGCTGCACGTCGCCTCGCCCTTTCCCGCCGGCGTGCCCGATGACCCGGACGAGCTGATCCGCCCGGCCCGCGAGGGCACGCGGCGGGTGCTGCGCGCGGCGCGCGAGGCGGGGGTGAAGCGGGTGGTCGTCACCTCCTCCTTCGCCGCCATCGGCTATGGCCATGAGGGGCGCGGCCCCGACAGGTCGCTCTATGACGAGAGCGACTGGACCGTGCCGGACGCGCCGGACGTGCAGCCCTATATGGCGTCAAAAACGCTGGCCGAGCGCGCGGCGTGGGAGTTCATGGCGCGCGAGGGCGGGACCATGGAACTGGCGGTGGTCAATCCCGTCGGCGTGTTCGGCCCGGCGCTGGGGCCGGACCTTTCCACCTCGCTCGCGCTGATCCAGGCGCTGCTGGCGGGGCGCATTCCCGCCATGCCGCGCATTCATTTCGGCGTGGTGGATGTGCGCGATGTCGCCGACCTGCATCTCAAGGCGATGCTGGACCCTGCGGCGGCGGGAGAGCGCTTTCTCGCCACGGCGGGCGGCAGCCTCTCCATCGCCGCCATCGCCCGGCTGCTGCGGCGCGAGTTCGGCGGGGCGGCGGCGCGCGTGCCGCGTGTGGAACTGCCGGACGTGCTGGTGCGCCTCGCCGCGCTCGCGCTCCCCATGGCGCGCGCCGCCGTGCCGCAGCTCGGGCGCAAGCGCGAGGGCAGCTATGCCAAGGCGCACCGCGTGCTCGGCTGGACCCCGCGCCCGGCGGAGGAAGCCATCCTCGCCACCGCGCAGAGCCTGATCGAACTCGGGCTGGTGACGCCCCGTTAG
- the aguA gene encoding agmatine deiminase, whose protein sequence is MAEILTSLPAADGFRMPAEWEPHAGTWMIWPERPDNWRQGAAPAQAAFVAVASTIARFEPVTMLTSAGQWARARAALPANVRVVEASSDDSWCRDSGATFVTDAAGAVRAVNWRFNAWGGLYAPCDQDALIAAKMAEIGGTPRYDAPLVLEGGSIHVDGEGTVLTTEECLLNPNRNPSLTREEIERHLCDYLGASKVIWLGAGLVDDETSGHIDNLACFVRPGVVALTWCDDPADPQHAISVDAFERLSGRTDARGRGIEIVKLPLPGPLYRAPDEAIEDAPADNAYQRHAQERLGASYANFYLGNGFVLMPLLDPRTDETARAILAGLFPDREVIGLPTREIVLGGGNIHCITQQQPAGKAG, encoded by the coding sequence ATGGCCGAGATCCTCACCAGCCTGCCCGCCGCCGACGGCTTCCGCATGCCGGCCGAATGGGAACCCCATGCCGGCACCTGGATGATCTGGCCCGAGCGGCCGGACAATTGGCGCCAGGGCGCCGCCCCGGCGCAGGCGGCCTTCGTCGCGGTCGCCAGCACCATTGCCCGCTTCGAGCCGGTGACCATGCTGACCTCCGCCGGTCAATGGGCCCGCGCCCGCGCCGCGCTCCCCGCCAATGTACGGGTGGTCGAGGCGTCCTCGGACGATTCCTGGTGCCGCGATTCCGGCGCCACTTTCGTCACCGACGCCGCTGGCGCCGTGCGCGCGGTGAACTGGCGGTTCAACGCCTGGGGCGGGCTCTACGCGCCCTGCGACCAGGACGCGCTGATCGCCGCCAAGATGGCGGAAATCGGGGGCACCCCGCGCTATGACGCGCCGCTGGTGCTGGAAGGCGGCTCGATCCATGTCGATGGCGAGGGCACGGTGCTTACCACCGAGGAATGCCTGCTTAACCCCAACCGCAACCCGTCGCTGACCCGCGAGGAGATCGAGCGGCATCTGTGCGACTATCTCGGCGCCTCCAAGGTGATCTGGCTCGGCGCCGGCCTCGTCGATGACGAGACCTCCGGCCATATCGACAACCTCGCCTGCTTCGTGCGGCCGGGCGTCGTCGCGCTGACCTGGTGCGACGACCCGGCGGACCCGCAGCACGCCATCTCGGTCGATGCCTTTGAGCGCCTGTCGGGCCGGACGGATGCGCGCGGGCGCGGCATCGAGATCGTCAAGCTGCCGCTGCCCGGCCCGCTCTACCGCGCGCCGGACGAGGCGATCGAGGACGCCCCGGCCGACAATGCCTATCAGCGCCACGCGCAGGAGCGGCTCGGCGCCTCCTACGCCAATTTCTACCTCGGCAATGGCTTCGTGCTGATGCCGCTGCTCGACCCGCGCACCGATGAGACGGCCCGCGCCATCCTCGCCGGCCTGTTCCCAGACCGCGAGGTGATCGGCCTGCCGACGCGCGAGATCGTGCTCGGCGGCGGCAACATCCACTGCATCACCCAGCAGCAGCCGGCGGGCAAAGCGGGCTAG
- the aguB gene encoding N-carbamoylputrescine amidase, translating to MRSLTVAATQMRCSWEIEANIARAEALVREAAGRGATLILLQELFETPYFCQDQLHEFLALAQPLEGNRLIGHFQALAKELGVVLPVSFFERAGQALFNSIAIVDADGTVRGVYRKSHIPDGPGYTEKFYFSPGDTGFKVWDTAAGRIGVGICWDQWFPECARSMALMGAEVLLYPTAIGSEPQDPSLDSAAHWQRVMQGHAGANLMPLIASNRVGTEPGRNGTEITFYGSSFIADPTGAKVAEAGRAEEGVITATFDLDAIAQQRRSWGVFRDRRPELYAPVLTLDGRTTARGVA from the coding sequence ATGCGCAGCCTGACCGTCGCCGCCACCCAGATGCGTTGCAGCTGGGAGATCGAGGCCAATATCGCCCGCGCCGAGGCGCTGGTGCGCGAGGCCGCCGGACGCGGGGCGACGCTGATCTTGCTCCAGGAGCTGTTCGAGACCCCCTATTTCTGCCAGGACCAGCTGCACGAATTCCTCGCCCTCGCCCAGCCGCTGGAGGGCAACCGGCTGATCGGCCATTTCCAGGCGCTGGCGAAGGAACTCGGCGTCGTGCTGCCGGTGAGCTTCTTCGAGCGCGCCGGTCAGGCGCTGTTCAATTCCATCGCCATCGTCGACGCGGATGGCACGGTGCGCGGCGTCTACCGCAAGAGCCACATCCCGGACGGGCCGGGCTACACCGAGAAGTTCTATTTCTCGCCCGGCGATACCGGCTTCAAGGTGTGGGACACGGCGGCCGGGCGCATCGGCGTCGGCATTTGCTGGGACCAGTGGTTCCCCGAATGCGCCCGCTCCATGGCGCTGATGGGCGCCGAGGTGCTGCTCTATCCCACCGCCATCGGCTCCGAGCCGCAGGATCCGAGCCTTGATTCGGCCGCGCACTGGCAGCGGGTGATGCAGGGCCATGCCGGGGCGAACCTCATGCCGCTCATCGCCTCCAACCGCGTCGGCACCGAGCCCGGCCGGAACGGAACCGAGATCACCTTCTACGGCTCCTCCTTCATCGCCGACCCGACCGGGGCCAAGGTGGCCGAAGCCGGCCGCGCGGAAGAGGGCGTCATCACCGCCACCTTCGACCTCGACGCCATTGCCCAGCAGCGCCGCAGCTGGGGCGTGTTCCGCGACCGCCGGCCGGAGCTCTATGCACCGGTGCTGACCCTGGACGGGCGCACCACCGCGCGCGGGGTGGCCTGA
- a CDS encoding DUF2794 domain-containing protein, with the protein MADTDPISLPVGRDVRVTFDRRELDRILDLYGRMVAIGEWRDYAIDFGRDRAVFSIFRRAAEVPIYRIEKDPRLARKQGAYTVVSQTGLILKRGHELARVLQVLEKPLRVVN; encoded by the coding sequence GTGGCGGACACCGATCCCATAAGCCTGCCGGTCGGGCGTGATGTGCGCGTGACCTTCGACCGGCGCGAGCTCGACCGCATTCTCGACCTCTATGGCCGCATGGTCGCCATTGGCGAGTGGCGCGACTACGCCATCGACTTCGGCCGCGACCGGGCGGTGTTCTCCATCTTCCGCCGCGCCGCCGAGGTGCCGATCTACCGCATCGAGAAAGACCCGCGCCTCGCCCGCAAGCAGGGCGCCTACACGGTGGTGTCGCAGACCGGCCTCATCCTCAAGCGCGGGCACGAGCTTGCGCGCGTGCTGCAGGTGTTGGAAAAACCCCTGCGCGTGGTCAACTGA
- the hemH gene encoding ferrochelatase, producing the protein MNKIVPVPAGTVASGTGAGTHLPPGHPPVKVGKIGVLIVNLGTPDGTDYWSMRRYLKEFLSDRRVIEVNRVLWWFILNVIILSIRPQAKGKDYATIWNNERNEGPLRTITRSQAEQLAARIGPLDGRLVVDWAMRYGNPSVASRIEALQQQGCDRLLLVPLYPQYAAATSATVADAAFDALKKMRWQPVLRVAAPWPDEPAYIEALANSITTELAGLDWEPELVIASFHGIPKEYFDKGDPYHCYCYKTARLVREKLGWPEGKLKVTFQSRFGKAEWLQPYTDKTIEALAKSGVKKIAVITPGFVADCLETLEEIAGENAEIFHHAGGEQFHFIPCLNDSDGGMNTLEAVVKRELRGWAEIG; encoded by the coding sequence ATGAACAAGATCGTTCCGGTGCCGGCTGGCACCGTCGCCTCCGGGACTGGCGCGGGCACGCATCTGCCGCCGGGCCATCCGCCGGTGAAGGTCGGCAAGATCGGCGTGCTCATCGTCAATCTCGGCACGCCCGACGGCACCGACTACTGGTCGATGCGCCGCTACCTCAAGGAGTTCCTCTCCGACCGGCGGGTGATCGAGGTCAACCGCGTGCTGTGGTGGTTCATCCTCAACGTCATCATCCTGTCCATCCGCCCGCAGGCCAAGGGCAAGGACTACGCGACGATCTGGAACAATGAGCGCAATGAGGGCCCGCTGCGCACCATCACCCGCTCGCAGGCCGAGCAGCTCGCGGCCCGCATCGGCCCGCTGGACGGGCGGCTCGTGGTCGACTGGGCGATGCGCTACGGCAATCCCTCCGTCGCCTCGCGCATCGAGGCGCTGCAGCAGCAGGGCTGCGACCGGCTGCTGCTGGTGCCGCTCTACCCGCAATATGCCGCCGCCACCTCCGCCACCGTGGCCGATGCCGCCTTCGACGCGTTGAAGAAGATGCGCTGGCAGCCGGTGCTGCGCGTCGCCGCGCCCTGGCCGGACGAGCCCGCCTATATCGAGGCGCTCGCCAATTCGATCACCACCGAACTCGCCGGGCTGGACTGGGAGCCGGAGCTGGTCATCGCCTCGTTCCACGGCATTCCGAAGGAGTATTTCGACAAGGGCGACCCCTATCACTGCTACTGCTACAAGACCGCGCGGCTGGTGCGCGAGAAGCTCGGCTGGCCCGAGGGCAAGCTGAAGGTCACCTTCCAGTCGCGCTTCGGCAAGGCGGAATGGCTGCAGCCCTACACCGACAAGACCATCGAGGCGCTGGCGAAATCCGGCGTGAAGAAGATCGCCGTCATCACCCCCGGCTTCGTCGCCGATTGTCTCGAGACGCTGGAAGAGATCGCCGGCGAGAATGCCGAGATCTTCCACCATGCCGGCGGCGAGCAGTTCCACTTCATCCCCTGCCTGAATGACTCGGACGGCGGCATGAACACGCTGGAAGCCGTGGTGAAGCGCGAACTGCGCGGCTGGGCCGAGATTGGTTGA
- a CDS encoding glutathione S-transferase N-terminal domain-containing protein gives MTDLSAFPVAARWPAQHPDRLQLYSFPTPNGVKISILLEETGLPYEAHTINIGKDETWTPEFLALNPNGKIPAILDPNGPGGKPLALFESGAILIYLAEKTGQFLPTDPAARYETLQWVMWQMAGLGPMFGQLGFFHKFAGAAYEDKRPRERYAKESARLIRVLEDRLAGRDWIMGADYTIADMACLGWVRNLIGFYGAADLVAYQELKNVPAWLERGLARPAVQRGLEIPPRP, from the coding sequence GTGACCGATCTTTCCGCCTTCCCCGTCGCCGCCCGCTGGCCTGCGCAGCACCCGGACCGGCTCCAGCTCTATTCCTTCCCCACACCGAACGGGGTGAAGATCTCCATCCTGCTGGAGGAAACCGGCCTGCCCTATGAGGCGCACACCATCAATATCGGCAAGGACGAGACCTGGACGCCGGAATTCCTCGCGCTGAACCCTAATGGCAAGATTCCGGCGATCCTCGATCCGAACGGACCGGGCGGAAAGCCGCTCGCTCTGTTCGAGAGCGGGGCGATCCTCATCTATCTCGCCGAGAAGACCGGCCAGTTCCTGCCGACCGACCCGGCCGCGCGCTACGAGACCCTCCAGTGGGTCATGTGGCAGATGGCCGGGCTCGGGCCGATGTTCGGCCAGCTCGGCTTCTTCCACAAATTCGCCGGCGCGGCTTACGAGGACAAGCGCCCGCGCGAGCGCTACGCCAAGGAAAGCGCGCGCCTCATCCGCGTGCTGGAGGACCGGCTCGCGGGCCGCGACTGGATCATGGGCGCGGACTACACCATCGCCGACATGGCGTGCCTCGGCTGGGTGCGCAATCTCATCGGCTTCTACGGCGCGGCCGATCTCGTCGCCTATCAGGAGCTGAAGAACGTGCCGGCCTGGCTGGAGCGCGGCCTCGCCCGCCCCGCCGTACAGCGCGGGCTGGAAATCCCCCCGCGCCCCTGA
- a CDS encoding pyrroline-5-carboxylate reductase family protein, which produces MTDDTGPGRLGLIGCGQLGGAIAGALLRAGTVPPERLIVCNRSGPTGALAGIAGVEWTTDPQEAAGRCGTLLLALPPQAGRALRLRAERCLVVSVMAGIPREQLRALTGTERLARAMSNPAAEIGMAYSPFYAPGLSAADIATVRALFGACGLTDELPEESQIDVFTAITGPVPGFVAYFAACVQDYAQAQGIAPEVARRAVAQLFRAGGAMLADSAAPPATFVREMLDYAGTTAAGLSAMEASPLRAAIAEGLEAARRRCLTIGTPEG; this is translated from the coding sequence ATGACGGACGACACGGGGCCGGGGCGGCTCGGGCTGATTGGCTGCGGCCAGCTTGGCGGGGCGATCGCCGGGGCGCTGCTGCGGGCGGGAACGGTGCCGCCGGAGCGGCTGATCGTCTGCAACCGTTCCGGCCCCACCGGCGCGCTGGCGGGGATCGCCGGCGTTGAATGGACCACCGATCCGCAGGAGGCGGCCGGGCGCTGCGGCACGCTGCTGCTTGCCTTGCCGCCGCAGGCCGGCCGCGCGCTGCGCCTGCGGGCGGAGCGCTGTCTCGTCGTCTCCGTCATGGCCGGCATCCCCCGTGAGCAGCTGCGCGCCCTCACCGGCACGGAAAGGCTGGCGCGGGCCATGTCCAACCCGGCGGCCGAGATCGGCATGGCCTATTCGCCGTTTTATGCGCCGGGTCTCAGTGCGGCGGACATCGCGACGGTGCGCGCGCTGTTCGGCGCTTGCGGGCTCACCGACGAGCTGCCGGAGGAGAGCCAGATCGACGTGTTCACGGCCATCACCGGCCCGGTGCCGGGCTTCGTCGCCTATTTCGCCGCCTGCGTGCAGGATTATGCGCAGGCGCAGGGCATCGCGCCCGAGGTCGCCCGTCGCGCCGTCGCCCAGCTGTTTCGCGCGGGCGGGGCGATGCTGGCGGACAGCGCCGCGCCGCCGGCGACCTTCGTGCGGGAGATGCTGGACTATGCCGGCACCACCGCCGCAGGGCTCAGCGCGATGGAGGCCTCGCCCCTGCGCGCCGCCATCGCCGAGGGGCTGGAGGCCGCCCGCCGCCGCTGCCTCACCATCGGCACGCCGGAGGGGTGA
- a CDS encoding DUF1223 domain-containing protein yields the protein MPVFAAPPRLFAAAPSRADGYGPECRQAGAARLKAPLGRALAGIAATFLAPTLLVSALLVAPAGAQDATPSAGPATGTEAHPATTRAIPAPRAVIELFTSQGCSSCPPADKLLGELADKQPDVLVLSLAVDYWDYLGWKDTLAKHGHSLRQKAYAKQRGDGKMFTPQVVVNGTAMAIGSDHAGIERALAKAPGPTVPLTVENRGGTLHVTVDKAPGGLTPEGMGPAEVWLCPVASRMDVEIGRGENEGSHVTYHNVVRGWVKLGDWDGTRMSYEAPLKIPPEFKADQVAVIVQAGSFNEPGAILGAALAPLK from the coding sequence ATGCCTGTTTTCGCTGCCCCGCCTCGCCTTTTTGCCGCCGCGCCCTCGCGCGCCGACGGCTACGGGCCGGAATGCCGGCAAGCGGGCGCGGCGCGCCTCAAGGCCCCTCTCGGCCGGGCGCTGGCCGGGATCGCCGCCACGTTTCTCGCCCCCACGCTTCTCGTCTCCGCCCTGCTGGTCGCCCCCGCGGGGGCGCAGGACGCGACGCCGTCGGCCGGCCCCGCCACCGGGACGGAGGCTCATCCTGCGACCACCCGCGCCATCCCCGCGCCCCGCGCGGTGATCGAGCTGTTCACCAGCCAGGGCTGCTCCTCCTGCCCGCCCGCTGACAAGCTGCTGGGCGAGCTCGCCGATAAGCAGCCGGACGTGCTGGTGCTCTCGCTGGCGGTCGATTACTGGGATTATCTCGGCTGGAAGGACACGCTGGCCAAACACGGCCATTCGCTGCGCCAGAAGGCCTATGCCAAGCAGCGCGGCGACGGCAAGATGTTCACCCCGCAGGTGGTGGTGAACGGCACCGCCATGGCGATCGGCTCCGACCATGCCGGCATCGAGCGCGCGCTGGCCAAGGCGCCCGGCCCGACCGTGCCGCTCACCGTGGAAAATCGTGGCGGCACGCTGCATGTCACCGTCGACAAGGCGCCGGGCGGCCTGACGCCGGAAGGCATGGGCCCGGCCGAAGTGTGGCTCTGCCCCGTGGCGAGCCGCATGGATGTCGAGATCGGCCGCGGCGAGAATGAGGGCAGCCACGTCACCTACCACAATGTGGTGCGCGGCTGGGTGAAGCTCGGCGACTGGGACGGCACGCGGATGAGCTATGAGGCGCCGCTGAAGATCCCGCCCGAATTCAAGGCCGACCAGGTGGCGGTGATCGTGCAGGCCGGCAGCTTCAACGAGCCCGGCGCCATCCTCGGCGCGGCGCTGGCCCCACTGAAATAG
- the acnA gene encoding aconitate hydratase AcnA yields the protein MTSLDSFKSRKTLTVGNRTYVYYSLPDAEKNGLDGVSALPFSMKVLLENLLRFEDGRSVTKNDIISIKDWLINRGKDEREIAYRPSRVLMQDFTGVPAVVDLAAMRDAMVNLGGDPKRINPLVPVDLVIDHSVIVNFFGNAAAFGKNVEEEYKQNQERYRFLKWGQSAFDNFRVVPPGTGICHQVNLEYLAQTVWTKDEDGATVAYPDTCVGTDSHTTMVNGLGVLGWGVGGIEAEAAMLGQPVSMLIPEVIGFKLTGELTEGITATDLVLTVTQMLRKKGVVGKFVEFFGPGLEHLSLADRATIGNMAPEYGATCGFFPVDSETIAYLDETGRTDDRIALVEAYSKAQGMWREAGTADPVFTDVLELDLTTVLPSLAGPKRPQDRVLLSGTKQGFLAALEGEFKKAGETGKRVPVEGTDYTLGHGDVTIAAITSCTNTSNPSVLIAAGLLARNAAARGLTSKPWVKTSLAPGSQVVEGYLNAAGLQKDLDALGFNLVGFGCTTCIGNSGPLPEPISEAINKNDLVAGAVISGNRNFEGRVNPDVKANYLASPPLVVAYAIAGSLQVDLTTEPLGTGSDGQPVYLKDIWPSNQEIAKFIRENVTKKMFQEKYADVFKGDENWQKIAIPTGETYAWDDRSTYVQNPPYFEGMKMEPEPVTDILSARVMGLFLDSITTDHISPAGSIKEASPAGAYLRDHQVRPADFNQYGTRRGNHQVMMRGTFANIRIKNQMLDGKEGGFTKHWPDGTVMPIYDAAMLYKSEGVPTVVFAGKEYGTGSSRDWAAKGTKLLGIRAVVAQSFERIHRSNLVGMGIVPLVFQNDESWQSLGIKGDEIVTLKGIEGDLKPRQTLIAEVIFADGTIKNVPLTCRIDTLDELDYFRNGGILPYVLRNLAA from the coding sequence GTGACGTCGCTCGACAGCTTCAAAAGCCGGAAAACTCTCACCGTCGGAAACCGGACTTACGTCTATTACAGCCTTCCGGACGCCGAAAAGAACGGACTGGATGGCGTTTCCGCCCTCCCCTTCTCGATGAAGGTCCTGCTGGAGAATCTGCTGCGCTTCGAGGACGGCCGCTCCGTCACGAAGAACGACATCATCTCCATCAAGGACTGGCTCATCAACCGCGGTAAGGACGAGCGCGAAATCGCCTATCGTCCCTCGCGCGTGCTGATGCAGGACTTCACCGGCGTTCCCGCCGTGGTCGACCTCGCCGCCATGCGTGACGCGATGGTCAATCTCGGGGGCGACCCCAAGCGCATCAACCCGCTGGTGCCGGTCGACCTCGTCATCGACCATTCGGTGATCGTCAACTTCTTCGGCAACGCCGCCGCCTTCGGCAAGAATGTCGAGGAAGAGTACAAGCAGAACCAGGAGCGCTACCGCTTCCTGAAATGGGGCCAGTCGGCCTTCGACAATTTCCGCGTGGTCCCGCCCGGCACCGGCATCTGCCACCAGGTGAACCTCGAATATCTCGCCCAGACCGTGTGGACCAAGGATGAGGACGGCGCGACCGTCGCCTATCCCGACACCTGCGTCGGCACCGATTCGCACACCACCATGGTCAACGGCCTCGGCGTGCTCGGCTGGGGCGTGGGCGGCATCGAGGCGGAGGCGGCCATGCTCGGCCAGCCGGTCTCCATGCTCATTCCCGAAGTGATCGGCTTCAAGCTCACCGGCGAGCTGACCGAGGGCATCACCGCCACCGACCTCGTGCTCACCGTCACGCAGATGCTGCGCAAGAAGGGCGTCGTCGGCAAGTTCGTCGAGTTCTTCGGCCCCGGCCTCGAGCACCTCTCGCTCGCCGACCGCGCCACCATCGGCAACATGGCGCCGGAATATGGCGCGACCTGCGGCTTCTTCCCGGTCGATTCCGAGACCATCGCCTATCTCGACGAGACCGGCCGCACCGATGACCGCATCGCGCTCGTCGAGGCCTATTCCAAGGCGCAGGGCATGTGGCGCGAGGCCGGCACCGCCGACCCGGTGTTCACCGATGTGCTGGAACTCGACCTCACCACCGTGCTGCCGTCGCTTGCCGGCCCGAAGCGCCCGCAGGACCGCGTGCTGCTCTCCGGCACCAAGCAGGGCTTCCTCGCCGCGCTCGAAGGCGAGTTCAAGAAGGCCGGCGAGACCGGCAAGCGCGTGCCGGTGGAAGGCACCGACTACACGCTCGGCCATGGCGACGTGACGATCGCCGCCATCACCTCCTGCACCAACACCTCGAACCCCTCGGTGCTGATCGCCGCCGGCCTGCTTGCCCGCAACGCGGCGGCGCGGGGCCTCACCTCCAAGCCCTGGGTGAAGACCTCGCTGGCGCCCGGTTCGCAGGTCGTCGAAGGCTATCTGAACGCCGCGGGTCTCCAGAAGGATCTCGACGCGCTCGGCTTCAACCTGGTCGGCTTCGGCTGCACCACCTGCATCGGCAATTCCGGCCCGCTGCCGGAGCCGATCTCGGAAGCGATCAACAAGAACGACCTCGTCGCCGGCGCCGTGATCTCCGGCAACCGCAATTTCGAGGGCCGCGTGAACCCGGACGTGAAGGCGAACTACCTCGCCTCCCCGCCGCTCGTGGTCGCCTACGCCATTGCGGGCTCGCTGCAGGTGGATCTCACCACCGAGCCGCTCGGCACGGGCTCCGACGGCCAGCCGGTCTATCTCAAGGACATCTGGCCCTCGAACCAGGAAATCGCCAAGTTCATCCGCGAGAACGTCACCAAGAAGATGTTCCAGGAGAAGTACGCGGACGTGTTCAAGGGTGACGAGAACTGGCAGAAGATCGCCATTCCCACCGGCGAGACCTATGCCTGGGACGACCGCTCCACCTATGTGCAGAACCCGCCCTATTTCGAGGGCATGAAGATGGAGCCGGAGCCGGTCACCGACATCCTGTCGGCGCGGGTGATGGGTCTGTTCCTCGACTCGATCACCACCGACCACATCTCCCCGGCCGGCTCGATCAAGGAAGCCAGCCCCGCCGGCGCCTATCTGCGCGACCATCAGGTCCGCCCGGCCGACTTCAACCAGTACGGCACGCGGCGCGGCAATCACCAGGTGATGATGCGCGGCACCTTCGCCAATATCCGCATCAAGAACCAGATGCTGGACGGCAAGGAAGGCGGCTTCACCAAGCACTGGCCGGACGGCACGGTCATGCCGATCTACGACGCCGCCATGCTCTACAAGAGCGAAGGCGTGCCCACCGTCGTCTTCGCCGGCAAGGAATACGGCACCGGCTCCTCGCGCGACTGGGCGGCCAAGGGCACCAAGCTGCTCGGCATCCGCGCCGTCGTCGCCCAGAGCTTCGAGCGCATCCACCGCTCGAACCTCGTCGGCATGGGCATCGTGCCGCTGGTGTTCCAGAATGACGAGAGCTGGCAGTCGCTCGGCATCAAGGGCGACGAGATCGTCACGCTGAAGGGCATCGAGGGCGACCTCAAGCCGCGCCAGACGCTGATCGCCGAGGTGATTTTCGCCGACGGCACGATCAAGAACGTCCCGCTCACCTGCCGCATCGATACGCTGGACGAGCTGGACTACTTCCGCAATGGCGGCATCCTGCCTTACGTGCTGCGCAATCTCGCGGCCTGA
- the ccmA gene encoding heme ABC exporter ATP-binding protein CcmA: protein MRLVVEGLGCRRGARQLFQRLDFTVEAGGALVVTGPNGTGKSSLLRLLAGLARPEAGRIRLEGAREPEHFTEEAHYLGHLDAHKASLSARENLDFWRAMLGRPGLSVSAALEEVGLGGLGSLPVAVLSAGQKRRLALARLLVAHRPLWLLDEPTTALDVEAQARFGEIARAHVAGGGLLIAATHAPLDFPAARLDLGAYRPTRAMVAAEIGSEPE from the coding sequence ATGCGACTGGTCGTTGAAGGGCTCGGCTGCCGGCGTGGCGCCCGCCAGCTGTTCCAGCGCCTCGATTTTACCGTCGAGGCCGGCGGCGCGCTGGTGGTCACCGGACCGAACGGCACCGGCAAATCCTCGCTGCTTAGACTTTTGGCGGGCCTCGCCCGTCCCGAGGCCGGGCGCATCCGGCTGGAGGGCGCGCGCGAACCCGAGCATTTCACCGAGGAGGCGCATTATCTCGGCCATCTCGATGCTCACAAGGCCTCGCTCAGCGCGCGGGAGAACCTTGATTTCTGGCGCGCCATGCTCGGCCGGCCCGGCCTTTCGGTGAGCGCGGCGCTGGAGGAGGTGGGGCTCGGCGGCTTGGGGAGCCTGCCGGTCGCGGTGCTCTCGGCCGGGCAGAAGCGGCGCCTCGCGCTCGCCCGGCTTCTGGTGGCGCATCGCCCGCTCTGGCTGCTCGACGAGCCGACGACCGCGCTCGATGTGGAGGCGCAGGCGCGCTTCGGCGAGATCGCCCGCGCCCATGTCGCCGGCGGCGGGCTGCTGATCGCCGCCACCCATGCGCCGCTGGATTTTCCCGCCGCGCGGCTCGACCTTGGCGCCTACCGCCCGACGCGGGCCATGGTGGCGGCCGAGATCGGTTCGGAGCCGGAATGA